In Epinephelus lanceolatus isolate andai-2023 chromosome 13, ASM4190304v1, whole genome shotgun sequence, the following are encoded in one genomic region:
- the tdrd15 gene encoding tudor domain-containing protein 15 — protein sequence MRSVLGSEHQKSGPSAPCALWAVDLKLTHLDWNPEATLIHFQGQYQTICELDYNILQGEIQNVPKTKAAVDIGEFCLVEDLTSGRWYRGRVQNQKEDLFDVFLIDHGNVLSVDIAHISSCSNNLFILPPKIVCGFLANVLLLQGSSHSVVEVYLSTLIGSNVTGYIQALLPHNVLLLEALDINNDLVKHGFGRHVDTDTFILLVGMLTEVPLKQNREPEPAPDLLIVKPRGQEFCLRPCGLQGYEDILSFCGPRLSCGTRAKVRVTAAVSAGLFYCQMTSMETELREMSKKLAAVNEYRAKEHNPKTPENVGLLCSVKGKDGKWYRGFVQYLPVNSQLRVLFIDYGFFESVKVENVHSLPPYLYSTPIMAFPCSLSSLSDQAEEVKTQQLSFLKAGLLGRVLDVEILSFDEEKYLYSMTVIGADDNHVNELEPIQELARMKVKSVFETEELSPQCDCLYYETIMGKALDQTLEAGEVAVDSIFVGYVEHVQNPNNFWIRTQKRNDEFEEMMTEMANNFSQVKLDEDVLLNPEPGTLCCAVYEKDMHFYRGVVTDTLEHGAEVLFIDFGNIEKVPHMLIKKIPEKFSSKSAFAFCCTLVNVLPEDEVWTSATSDFFRQVVSDKALLVHVVQMRKNKFVVDLHEIGSDNNQSITELLISCKQAAYWNNIPTEPMVQNNTDVTDETKYPRYGMTSDINGNTEQLEDWEKSEKTCKNLTEKSEAPDSFKALAIKPGCDFPVCCSYIESPSNFWCQPLVKVPALDKLMDEIQRYYSTHTVPLQLEDTCCVAKSPLDGKWYRAFITEKQNGHAKVMLVDYGFNLSIKEHNLMAIMTEYLHLEVQAFRCSLYNLIEPSDTKNCGDWSPELCKLLKDFALNCTSGLRCTVVSQLSVKNKGLCNVVKLYNTQTQQSITNLLLEQDPSSKVTNSTKQLSTVYPESFVYSSFDLSPGNEEQIYITHVSSQWEVYCHLDRNTETIEELGNKISKESKKMMQASTRAVVRKLCLAKYFDGKWYRGLAHPVQSSLHLSVFFVDYGNTIISEKTHVMFIPRDSADLLYTPMQAVRCNLASVSKEVLYADVKEWLDGATLNKQVRAVIVGKNEDGSFNVELFDGDVNINEKVKELIVGLLPKPKAVVSFEMSNTKTKNKTHTVNTKTCIKSRSQCKGQSSNSPKWKAQRRTQVGSAPNKEKENTKNCVQKALNKKTQVKQQNEDNTKRSGPIKPQKTSERKPQKTSEIKQERRYLETNTKSEKPVDTAIPQLSDMKVSAGFRAKCFVSHIDSVNSFFLQLSEDEPAILKMGEDLNSSILRDSLTTTTSLRISDLVVAEYEEDGALYRSVVKDFEGSSCFKVEFVDYGNSAVVGKEKIYSIPKEYLSQSRFSISCSLLDTSKYKNDASFTDAVMEKPLMVDFVCQRGSHWEVKLEILDGAVGPPAVLEAAGESSSETRNEEEASVSSSETEERESDSEEDYPRKEVSENETTKSETMTPIVDDEKLIQKTSPATLSPKLEVHRAPTTNMDDSENERETSESKSDCSDEVIPQIIQAKDTEYGTLLSVLSNGSFYTRLKKTSELLASLESHITDSLYKCEMVPEEDLKQDLKCLVQEQKDKKWHRAVVQHVGPGKCQVLLVDHGRKEEIPSDLIRKQCNELTKTPHLAVLCKVNSLGFSKGEDAHKLWYETLEPMIGEELKLVFECYSEADNLWMVEIVISGLFLIRQITASLQQTEETITSIAETQTKKAEGQCDLDLSPPQQLVFAPVGIDKAYSGFAASASTPFEFSVVLEDLLLIMNKVSIMLEDLPGQMPSLPEAHLIPGTCCLLKSGTKNKWCRAEIIHVNNTVVLNLVDYGHHECIPYKDCSKLKRISEEMTNIPKVTCPCVLRGVKPVRADGQWTDEAAGFFQQCLYLKDLQIFFREFVSNTHWMVDILTEGRHVAKKLVDAGHASYMDIMLGLRFQEQSPCKAVPRSPDSEKKCGQEDEGSDGKSDFSFESADEAEEKMPLSTVSGTRQCFLM from the exons ATGCGGTCAGTGCTGGGCTCTGAACATCAAAA GTCTGGTCCATCTGCACCATGTGCCCTTTGGGCAGTGGACCTCAAATTAACTCACTTGGACTGGAACCCTGAAGCAACCCTGATACACTTCCAAGGACAATACCAAACCATATGTGAACTTGACTATAACATCTTACAAGGGGAAATACAGAACGTACCAAAGACTAAAGCTGCAGTGGATATCGGAGAGTTTTGCCTCGTGGAAGATTTGACTTCAGGCCGCTGGTATAGAGGAAGAGTCCAGAACCAAAAAGAGGACTTGTTTGATGTTTTCCTCATAGATCATGGAAATGTCTTGAGTGTTGACATTGCCCACATATCTTCCTGTTCAAACAACCTGTTCATCCTGCCTCCCAAGATTGTTTGTGGCTTTCTTGCAAATGTGCTGCTGCTTCAAGGTAGTTCTCATTCTGTAGTGGAAGTGTACCTCTCAACTCTGATCGGAAGTAATGTCACAGGTTACATCCAAGCCCTCCTGCCCCACAACGTGCTCTTATTGGAAGCCCTTGACATCAACAACGACCTTGTTAAACATGGGTTTGGGAGGCATGTAGACACGGATACTTTTATCCTCTTGGTTGGGATGCTCACAGAAGTGCCGctcaaacaaaacagagaaCCAGAGCCAGCGCCTGACTTGCTAATTGTAAAGCCAAGGGGACAAGAGTTCTGCCTCAGACCTTGTGGTTTGCAAGGATACGAAGACATTCTGTCATTCTGTGGGCCTAGATTGAGTTGTGGGACACGTGCCAAAGTGCGTGTAACTGCTGCTGTCAGTGCTGGGCTGTTTTACTGTCAGATGACCAGTATGGAAACAGAACTTCGGGAAATGTCAAAGAAGCTGGCTGCAGTTAACGAGTACAGAGCCAAAGAACACAATCCAAAGACTCCAGAAAATGTGGGTTTACTGTGCTCAGTCAAAGGCAAAGATGGGAAATGGTACAGAGGCTTTGTACAGTATCTCCCAGTCAACTCTCAACTTCGAGTTTTGTTCATTGACTACGGATTCTTTGAATCTGTCAAAGTTGAGAACGTCCACAGCTTGCCACCATACCTCTATTCGACTCCAATCATGGCTTTCCCATGCTCGCTCTCCTCCTTAAGTGATCAGGCTGAGGAGGTCAAAACTCAGCAGTTGAGTTTTCTCAAGGCAGGTTTGCTTGGAAGAGTGTTAGATGTGGAGATCCTAAGTTTTGACGAAGAAAAGTACCTGTACTCTATGACAGTAATTGGGGCTGATGATAATCATGTGAATGAACTGGAGCCCATTCAAGAGCTTGCTAGAATGAAGGTTAAGTCAGTTTTTGAGACAGAAGAATTGTCACCTCAGTGTGACTGTTTATACTATGAGACAATCATGGGCAAAGCACTGGATCAAACATTGGAAGCAGGAGAGGTGGCTGTAGATTCCATCTTTGTGGGCTATGTAGAGCATGTCCAGAATCCAAACAACTTCTGGATCAGAACACAAAAACGCAATGATGAGTTTGAAGAAATGATGACAGAAATGGCAAATAACTTCAGTCAAGTGAAGCTGGATGAAGATGTGCTTTTGAATCCCGAGCCTGGGACACTGTGTTGTGCAGTTTATGAGAAAGACATGCATTTCTACAGGGGTGTAGTGACAGACACTCTTGAACACGGTGCTGAAGTTCTCTTTATCGATTTTGGGAACATAGAGAAAGTGCCACACATGCTGATCAAGAAGATACCTGAGAAATTTTCCAGCAAATCAGCGTTTGCCTTCTGTTGCACTCTTGTTAATGTTCTTCCTGAGGATGAAGTCTGGACCAGTGCCACCTCTGACTTTTTCAGACAAGTTGTGTCAGACAAAGCCCTGCTAGTCCATGTTGTCCAgatgagaaaaaacaaatttgttgTTGATCTCCATGAGATAGGAAGTGACAACAATCAAAGTATCACTGAGCTCCTGATCTCCTGCAAACAAGCTGCATACTGGAACAACATTCCCACAGAGCCTATGGtacaaaacaacacagatgTGACAGATGAAACAAAGTACCCAAGATATGGTATGACATCAGACATCAATGGGAATACAGAACAACTGGAAGATTGGGAGAAGAGTGAGAAGACATGCAAAAATCTAACTGAGAAGTCAGAAGCTCCTGATAGCTTCAAAGCATTAGCCATCAAGCCGGGGTGTGATTTTCCTGTTTGCTGCTCTTACATCGAGTCTCCATCCAATTTTTGGTGCCAGCCTCTAGTTAAGGTTCCAGCTTTGGACAAACTGATGGATGAAATTCAGCGATATTACTCAACCCATACAGTCCCCCTCCAATTAGAGGATACATGTTGTGTTGCCAAGTCACCTCTAGATGGAAAGTGGTACAGGGCCTTCatcacagaaaaacagaatgGTCATGCCAAAGTGATGCTGGTTGACTATGGCTTTAACCTCAGTATCAAGGAGCACAATCTCATGGCAATAATGACAGAATATCTTCATTTGGAAGTACAAGCTTTCAGGTGCAGCCTTTACAACCTGATCGAACCTTCTGACACCAAGAACTGTGGGGATTGGAGTCCGGAGCTATGTAAGTTACTCAAAGATTTTGCCCTCAACTGCACCAGTGGTCTAAGATGTACAGTTGTTTCTCAGTTGAGTGTAAAAAACAAAGGGCTGTGCAATGTTGTGAAACTCTACAACACCCAAACCCAACAGAGTATAACAAATTTGCTCTTGGAACAGGACCCGTCAAGCAAAGTGACAAACTCAACAAAGCAGCTGTCCACAGTGTATCCAGAGTCTTTTGTGTACTCTTCGTTTGACCTAAGTCCTGGAAATGAAGAACAGATCTACATCACTCATGTTAGCAGTCAGTGGGAGGTCTACTGCCACCTTGACAGAAACACTGAAACCATTGAAGAGCTCGGAAATAAAATCTCGAAGGAGAGTAAGAAAATGATGCAAGCCAGTACAAGAGCAGTTGTGAGGAAGCTGTGCCTGGCAAAATACTTTGATGGCAAATGGTACAGGGGCTTGGCACATCCTGTTCAGTCCTCTCTGCATctcagtgtgttttttgtggATTATGGAAACACAATCATATCTGAGAAAACCCATGTCATGTTTATCCCCAGAGACTCTGCTGATTTGTTGTACACACCCATGCAGGCTGTGAGATGTAACCTTGCTTCAGTGTCCAAGGAAGTGCTCTATGCAGATGTCAAGGAATGGCTTGACGGTGCAACCCTTAACAAGCAAGTGAGAGCCGTCATAGTTGGAAAGAACGAAGATGGTTCATTTAATGTTGAACTCTTTGATGGAGATGTTAACATCAATGAGAAAGTAAAGGAGCTCATTGTCGGTCTCTTACCGAAACCAAAGGCTGTTGTGAGTTTTGAAATGAGCAACACAAAGACGAAAAACAAAACTCACACAGTTAACACAAAGACTTGCATCAAGTCCAGGAGTCAGTGTAAAGGACAGTCTTCAAATTCTCCCAAATGGAAAGCCCAGAGACGCACTCAAGTTGGGAGTGCACccaacaaagagaaagaaaacacaaaaaactgtgTTCAGAAAGCTCTGAACAAAAAGACGCAGGTAAAGCAACAAAATGAGGACAATACAAAGCGCAGTGGTCCTATAAAACCTCAGAAAACCTCTGAAAGAAAACCTCAGAAAACctctgaaataaaacaagaaagacGGTACcttgaaacaaacacaaagtcagAAAAACCAGTGGATACAGCGATCCCTCAGTTGTCAGACATGAAAGTGAGCGCAGGTTTCAGGGCAAAGTGTTTCGTCTCCCACATTGACTCAGTTAACAGTTTTTTCCTTCAACTCTCAGAGGATGAACCTGCCATCTTGAAAATGGGTGAGGATCTCAACTCAAGTATCTTAAGAGATTCCTTGACAACAACCACATCTTTGAGAATCAGTGACCTTGTAGTGGCTGAGTATGAGGAAGACGGCGCTCTGTATCGCTCTGTTGTTAAGGACTTTGAAGGAAGTTCCTGTTTCAAAGTTGAGTTTGTGGACTATGGAAACTCAGCAGTCGTTGGGAAGGAAAAGATCTACTCCATCCCAAAGGAGTATCTTTCTCAGTCAAGATTCAGCATATCATGCTCCCTGTTGGACACAAGCAAGTACAAAAATGATGCTTCTTTCACTGACGCTGTAATGGAGAAGCCACTCATGGTTGATTTTGTCTGCCAACGTGGATCTCATTGGGAAGTCAAGCTTGAGATTCTTGATGGAGCAGTTGGTCCTCCAGCAGTACTTGAAGCAGCTGGTGAAAGTAGCAGTGAAACCAGAAATGAAGAGGAGGCTTCTGTGAGTTCATCTGaaacagaagagagagagagtgacagtgaAGAGGACTACCCGAGAAAAGAAGTGAGCGAAAATGAAACCACTAAATCCGAAACAATGACACCCATTGTTGATGATGAAAAGTTAATACAGAAAACATCACCTGCCACACTGTCACCTAAACTAGAAGTACACAGGGCACCCACCACAAACATGGATGATTCTGAGAATGAAAGAGAAACCTCAGAATCAAAGAGTGATTGTTCAGATGAAGTCATACCTCAAATTATTCAAGCTAAAGACACAGAGTATGGTACACTTCTTTCAGTCCTAAGTAATGGCAGTTTTTACACCAGACTGAAGAAAACCAGTGAACTGCTTGCGTCACTGGAAAGTCACATAACTGACAGCCTGTACAAGTGTGAGATGGTGCCTGAAGAAGATCTCAAGCAAGACCTCAAGTGCTTAGTTCAAGAACAGAAGGACAAGAAGTGGCACAGGGCTGTTGTTCAACATGTAGGCCCGGGGAAATGCCAGGTCCTCCTTGTGGATCATgggagaaaagaagaaattCCAAGTGATTTAATCCGAAAGCAGTGTAACGAGCTGACAAAAACCCCACACCTTGCAGTTTTGTGCAAGGTGAACAGCCTTGGGTTCAGCAAGGGAGAGGATGCTCACAAATTGTGGTATGAAACTCTCGAACCAATGATAGGTGAAGAACTTAAGCTGGTGTTTGAGTGTTATTCGGAAGCTGATAACCTTTGGATGGTTGAAATAGTCATCAGTGGACTGTTCCTCATTCGCCAAATTACAGCCTCACTGCAGCAGACTGAGGAGACAATCACGTCAATTGCTGAAACCCAAACCAAGAAAGCAGAAGGTCAATGCGACTTGGACCTAAGCCCTCCTCAGCAACTTGTCTTTGCTCCTGTTGGTATAGATAAAGCATATTCTGGCTTTGCTGCTTCAGCGTCAACTCCATTTGAGTTTAGCGTTGTTCTGGAGGACTTGCTTCTCATCATGAACAAAGTTTCCATAATGTTGGAAGACCTCCCTGGACAGATGCCTTCACTTCCTGAAGCCCACCTCATCCCTGGCACCTGCTGCCTGTTAAAATCAGGCACCAAGAACAAGTGGTGCAGGGCTGAAATCATACACGTCAACAACACAGTGGTTCTAAACCTGGTGGATTATGGTCACCACGAATGCATCCCATACAAAGACTGCTCCAAGTTGAAGAGGATTTCTGAGGAAATGACGAACATCCCAAAGGTGACATGTCCCTGCGTCCTGAGAGGGGTGAAGCCAGTAAGAGCAGATGGACAGTGGACTGATGAAGCAGCAGGCTTCTTTCAGCAGTGTTTGTATCTGAAGGACCTCCAGATCTTCTTCAGAGAGTTtgtgtcaaacacacactggatgGTGGACATCCTGACAGAGGGCAGACATGTTGCCAAGAAACTGGTGGATGCCGGACACGCCAGTTATATGGACATCATGCTAGGACTGAG gtttcaggagcagaGCCCCTGTAAAGCTGTTCCTCGTAGCCCTGACAGTGAGAAGAAGTGTGGGCAGGAAGATGAAGGCTCTGATGGGAAGTCAGATTTCTCCTTTGAGTCTGCTGATGAAGCAGAGGAGAAGATGCCACTCAGCACTGTGTCTGGAACAAGGCAGT